Proteins encoded together in one Miscanthus floridulus cultivar M001 chromosome 16, ASM1932011v1, whole genome shotgun sequence window:
- the LOC136511285 gene encoding uncharacterized protein: MGLSRRFLNLIMDNEFPPQDDRKNYKQAAASSITRKIREIQLPQPTMNFRCSIVDCYWYMKCLPLAGRKLLCVDPSYRAVLFDVNTRRVETIPYFHVPKHSPLPCFVPLPSSADAAAAAGNGSFYIIEGRPYQEELQGDDEQLSNQFEAFVYKCDSKSWQRQFLPPPPFVHDPKHYENSKHPDITSYAVVERGGSHVVYVSADSTGAYCLDTVTHTWSHVGDWMLPFTGKVEYVPELKLWFGICTQDWQLCAADLSTMDSQSQPQLVGTWKELEAPGDWREMKPPQLVNLGSGRFCITRFFFRALPNPMSYVNPMAYCDSEYFTVLTGIDVVPCVHDAHGTASDTFSGGNGSKGKVQLQMIKHNSRRHISYGSVGNIEVVF; encoded by the exons ATGGGCCTCTCGCGCCGGTTTCTGAATCTGATCATGGACAACG AATTTCCGCCGCAAGACGACCGCAAGAACTATAAGCAAGCAGCAGCTTCATCGATCACAAGAAAGATCCGGGAGATTCAGCTTCCTCAACCAACCATGAACTTCCGATGCTCAATCGTAGACTGTTACTGGTATATGAAGTGTTTGCCGCTTGCAGGTCGAAAGCTGCTGTGCGTGGACCCATCTTACCGCGCTGTCCTCTTCGACGTGAACACGCGCCGAGTGGAGACCATTCCCTACTTCCACGTGCCCAAGCATTCGCCCTTGCCCTGCTTTGTCCCGCTCCCATCCAGTgctgatgccgccgccgccgccggtaatGGCAGCTTCTACATCATTGAGGGCCGTCCCTATCAGGAGGAGCTGCAGGGAGACGACGAGCAGCTGAGCAATCAGTTTGAGGCTTTTGTCTACAAATGCGATTCCAAGTCCTGGCAGAGGCAGTTCCTCCCACCGCCGCCATTTGTCCATGACCCTAAGCACTACGAGAACAGCAAGCACCCCGACATCACCTCCTACGCGGTGGTCGAACGAGGCGGCTCCCATGTCGTCTACGTTTCGGCGGATAGCACTGGCGCCTACTGCTTGGACACGGTGACACACACTTGGAGCCATGTCGGCGACTGGATGCTACCCTTCACAGGTAAGGTCGAATATGTGCCGGAGCTGAAGCTGTGGTTTGGCATCTGCACCCAGGACTGGCAACTGTGCGCTGCTGACCTGTCCACCATGGACTCCCAGTCCCAGCCACAGCTAGTAGGCACTTGGAAGGAGCTCGAGGCACCTGGAGACTGGAGGGAGATGAAGCCTCCTCAGCTTGTCAACCTAGGCTCTGGCAGGTTCTGCATCACAAGGTTCTTCTTCCGTGCTCTACCGAATCCCATGTCCTATGTGAATCCGATGGCCTACTGTGATTCTGAATATTTCACCGTCTTGACTGGTATCGATGTGGTGCCATGTGTCCATGACGCCCATGGGACTGCCAGTGACACCTTTAGCGGTGGCAATGGCAGCAAGGGTAAAGTGCAGCTCCAAATGATCAAGCACAATTCAAGACGCCACATTTCTTATGGCAGTGTTGGTAACATTGAGGTAGTGTTCTGA